CAGTTGAGCGGCGTCCCGTGGATGGAGATGTGACGCGCTTGTTCTCCGACGTGATAGTCGGAGACCGTTGTTCCTTGGGCCACGGAGCCGAGGCGGTTGATGGCGCCGCCGCAGAGAAGCATGGCTTCTGCGAGGGTCGTCTTGCCGCAGCTGGCGTGGCCCACGATGGCGAAATTGCGGATGTCCGCAGGACGGGTGCCGTTCATGATCGTGGTCTCCTGGGTTGGAGGCCGGCCCGGCCCGGGCGGGTCGCGCCGGTCACTGGGGTTGGTTACGGCTACAGGCTAGCCACCCGCTTCGTCGGGTAAAGCCGCAAGACCGTTCGTAAATTGGCGGGCGCTGCGCGCCGGTTGTGGGCGGAGCCCGGGTTACATGCCGGGGGCCGGGTAGCCGGCGCCGGTATGGTCCAGCACGAGCACCCAGTCCGGGCCGTTTGCCGGGCTCCGCAGTTCGCGCGGTCCCGGTCCGGAAATCGTGCCGGCATCCCGGGATGCCCCGGTGCGGGGGTCATACCAGCGCACGCGGAATGTGCCCGGTTTCAGCCGGCTGAGGTCAACGATGGCCGTCTGCTCGCTTTCCGGAAAATACACGAACGCGTAGCTGCCCTCGGCCTCGCGGCAGGCGACGAGGTGGCGCGAGCGATCACGGCCGGGCGCCGCCACCAGCAAGGGATCGGGCACCCGGTTGAAGAAGGGGCGTGATTCGATGAGACGCCGCAGGTGGATCATCTGCCGGGCGCCCGGGCGGTGCAGGGCATCAACCCAATCGCGGTCGGCGAAATTGACCGGGGCGTTGCGCTGGCCGGCAAATTGCCACACCGCATGGTGGCCGTAGGTGACGCCCGCCGCGCCGGCGAAAACCGAGCGGAAGCACTGCTTGCGAACGTCATGATCGCGGAAATACCCGTTGGCCGGATCCCAGACCGGCCACGGGCTCACCGGGTGGTCCTCGTAGTTCGGCTCCAGATCGAGCACGGGCTTGGGCGGGTTGCGCGCATAATCACTCGCGATGGACTCCCAGACGGGCACGTCTCGCCCGCCGCCGTGCCCGCTCTGCCAGGCATGGACATCCAGCCAGGACTCGCCGGAGAGCATGAACGAGGTGCTGGAATGGCCGCCGGGCGGATGGTAGAGCGTCAGTGCCTTGGCGCCGTAGCCTTCGTTGAGGCCGGCGAGCATCTCGCGCCAGACCGGCCGCCAGTCGTGGTCCGGCGGGAAGCCGGCGGCGATGCCGGCCGAAGAGGGGTATTCGTTGGGGCGGGCGGGGTCGAGCAGGGCGGGACGGTCGCCGCCCAGCATCCAGATGACGTTGGTGCGGCCCCGCAATTTGGTCCCCAGGTAGCGGCCGTAGGCGCGGACGACCGGCAGGTTGGTGAGATCGAAGAGCCGGGGGCCTTCGCCCCAAGGCGCCGTGAGCTTGTCACCCCAGGCGGGAAGCACCGCCACATAAAGCCCGCGCGCCGCGGCCTCGTCCACCAATTCGACGAAGCGGTCGAAGTAGGCGTCAACCGGGCGCGCGGCGTCGAGGTTGTGAAACGGTTTCAGGCCGAGTGCCGTGGGACGACGCACGCCATCCATTTCCGCGAGCACGTTGACCTGGATCACCGTGTAACCTTGGTCCGCCCGGGTGCGGAGGTAATAGCTGCATTCATCCCGGTCGGTGGCGTGAAGCAGCGACCAGGCCGTGTCCCCGAGCCAGAAGAACGGCCGGCCGTCGGTGGTTTCGAGATGATGGCCGCCGGAGTGGACCCGGATGGGCAGGAGCGGGGCCGCAAGGCCGGCCGCGGAGAACAGGAACAGGGACAGACCGCAGAAGAGGGTGCGGACGGGGTGCATGCCGGAAATCAGCCACGCCCGCCGACTGGTCGCGAGACGAATCATGCCTCGCCCACACGCCGTCGCGGCGCGGTTCAGCGTCCCAAGTGCTTCGCAAAGGCCGCCAGCGTGGCCGGGCTGACGTGGTGCTCGATGCCCTCGGCGTCGATCTCGGCGGTTTTCTCGGGGATGCCGAGCGAGCGCAGAAAGGCGACCACGATGCCGTGGCGGTGCTGGCACTCCTCGGCGAGCGTGCGGCCGCTGTCGGACAAGAAAATGGCGCGATACGGCTGGACGTTCACGTAGCCCTCACGCTGGAGGCGGGCGAGGGTGCGGTTGACCGTGACGTGCGTCACGCCGAGCCGGCGGGCGAGGTCCACCACGCGGGCCTCGCCGTGGGCGGCGGTCAGATCGGCGATGGCCTCGACGTAGTCCTCGGCGGTCTCGGAGGCGTGTTCGCGCCGCGTCTGCTGCAGGGACTCGGCCTGCAGGGCGGAGGGGCGGACGGATTTCCGGGGGGCGCGGACGGCTTTTTTCACAGGGATGAGGGAGGCATGCGGCCGGGGGCTTGACAAGTCGAGTTCAAAGTGTAGCTAAGGCTACATTATGTATCGCGCTCTACGCCATTCGCTCGTCCTCGCCTCGCTGCTGTTGGCCGCCGGTTGGGCCGGGGCCCAGATCACGGAGCATCCCGCGACCGTGGCGCCGGGCAGCTTTCTGATCGAGATGGACGCGCTTTCGCTGACCCTCGACAAGGAGGGAGGCGGAAAATACACGGCCGTGGGCGCCGGTTCAGTATTTGTCTCCACGGGCCTGACCGAAAACTGGGACGTGCAGGTTGGAGCTGAACTCTTCATCAGCCAGAAGTTCGAGTCGGGCGGGTTCACCGAGCGCAACAGCGGCATCGGTGATCTCTACGTGCGCACCAAATACCGTTTCTACGACAACCCCGAGTCGGGCACGATGATCGCGCTGCTGCCCTACGTGAAGATCCCGACCAACTCGGGCGGCGTGGGCAACGACGCGCTCGAGGGCGGCTTCATCGTTCCGTGGTCCACCAATCTGGCCGGTGGCTTCCACTGTGACATCATGGCCGAGCTGGATTTTCTGCGAAACGACAATGACGATGGCTACGATACGTATTGGTATGCTTCGGCGTCGCTGACTCGGTCGCTGACCAAGGCGGTGGGGCTTTATGGCGAGGTGGCGCTGGGCAAATCGTCCGGGGCCTCGGCCAGCGAGGGCGTCATGGGCGCCGGCGTGACCCTCGCGGTCTCCGAAAACACCTGGTGGGACTTCGCCGTTTACAAGGGCCTCTCCCGCGGCGCGGCCGACTGGAACCACGTCATCCGCTTCAATTTCGGCTTCTGACATGAAAGACCTCCTTATCATCGTGCTGCTGGCGATTCTGGCGCTGACCCTTTTCTGGCCAGGAAAAGGGCTGGCGGCCCGCTGGCTGGCGGGTCGCAAACTGGCGGCGCGCGCCCGGCAGGAGGATGCGTTGAAACACATCCTCAAGGCGGAGGTGAACGGCCGGACCTGCTCCGTGACCAGCGTGGCCGGGGCCCTGCGCCTCGGGGAGGATGCGGCCGCCGCGTTGCTGGCCGAGTTGGAGAAGGGCGGACTGCTCTCGTTCGAGAAGGGCGCACCGCGGCTGCAACCCGCCGGCCGCGAACTCGCGCGGCATGTCGTGCGCGCCCACCGGCTGTGGGAAAGTTTTCTCGCCGACCAGACCGGCGTGGCCGAGACCGACTGGCACCGCCACGCCGAGCGGCAGGAGCACCTGCTGACGCGCGAGGAGACCGATCGCCTCGCGGCCAAGCTGGGGCATCCGCTGCTTGATCCCCATGGCGATTCCATTCCGGCGCGTGACGGCGAGGTGGCGGCTGATTCCGGCCAGTTGCTCACGGAAGTGGAGCCCGGCGGCTGGTTCGAAGTCGTGCACCTGGAAGACGAGCCCGAGATCCTTTACCGGCAATTGCTGGCCTTGGGGCTGCGTCCCGGCCTGCAGGCCCGTGTCGAGCACCGCACCCGCGACCATCTTGATCTCCTCACGGCTGACCGCCAGCGGCTTCGCCTGAACACCGTCCAGGCCAGCAACGTGGCCGTGGCGCTGCGCCCGGAGGTCGCCGGCGAATTTGACTCCGCCCTCAGTGAACTGCGAACCGGGCAGACCGCCGCCGTGCTCGGGCTATCTCCCGCCTGCCGCGGCGCTGCCCGGCGGCGGCTGTTGGATCTCGGCTTCGTGCCCGGCACGGTGGTTCGCGTCGAACTGGTCAGCCCCGTCGGCGATCCGACGGCTTACCGCGTGCGCGGCTCGGTCGTAGCGCTCCGGCGTCAACAGGCCGCGCTCATCCGCATCACTCTGCCGCGGGAGGAGGCCGCATGAGCCCGGTCGTTCCTCCATCCCCCGCACCGGCCGCGCCCAACGAGGCCTGCGCCAGCTGCTCCGTTTACCGCGCGGCGAGCCTCAAGAAGCTCGGCGTCTCGATGGACCGCTGGGACTACGTCGTTGCCCTCGCCGGCAATCCCAACACGGGCAAGAGCACCGTTTTCAATGCCCTGACCGGATTGCGCCAGCACACGGGCAACTGGCCTGGCAAGACCGTCGCGCGCGCCGAGGGCGGCTTCGACTATACGGGCAAACGCTTCAAGCTCGTGGACCTGCCCGGCACCTACTCGCTGCTCTCCACCAGCCCCGACGAGGAGGTGGCGCGCAACTTCATCCTGTTCGGCCAGCCCGACGTGACCGTGGTCGTGGCCGACGCCACGCGCCTGGAGCGCAACCTCAACCTCGTGCTGCAGGTGCTCGAGATCACCGACCGGGCCGTGCTCTGTCTCAACCTGATGGACGAGGCGCGCCGCCACGGCGTCACCGTGGACGACCGCCAGCTGGCCCGAGACCTGGGCGTGCCCGTCATCCCCACCGCAGCGCGTGGCGGCGAAGGGTTGCCGGAACTGCTGCAGGCGATCCACGACATGGCCGTCGCCACGAGCGTGTCGCGTCCGCACCGCATGAGTTCCGAACCGGCGGCGCTGAAACATCCGCTCAACCAGCTTTGCCGGCAACTCGAGACCGCCTATCCCGGTTTGCCCAATCCCCGCTGGGTCGCCATGCGTCTGCTGGGCGGCGATGACCAGATCGCCGAGGCCTTGCGCCGCGGCGACATTGAAAACCTCGGCCGCCCGGCCGCGGCGCAACCGACCTGAGCCATGTCCGCCTCCACGCCAACCTCCGTCACTCCGCCCGAACGCATCCTGCTGGAGGCCCGCCGTCTCCGCGAAGGCATTGCCGGCGACGTGCACGAGCATCTCGTCGAAGCGATCTACGCCGACGCCGCCCGCATCGCCGACCGCGCGGTGAGTCGTCCCGGCCGCGCCGCCCGCCCGACCTTCGACCGCACCCTGGATCGCATTGTGACGAGCCGCTGGCTCGGATTCCCGGTGATGTTCGCGCTGTTCGCGCTGATGTTCTGGCTCACGGTCAGCGGTGCCAACGTGCCCTCGGCCTTGCTCGCCGATTTGCTGGTCGGGAATATCTACCCGTGGCTCCGCGAAGTCGCGGGCGGCCTGCCGTGGTGGTTGAGCGGCTTGCTGGTGGACGGCATCTATCTCGCGACGGCGTGGGTCATCAGCGTGATGCTGCCGCCCATGGCGATCTTCTTCCCGATGTTCACGCTGCTTGAGGATTTCGGCTACCTGCCGCGCGTGGCCTTCAACCTCGACCGGCTGTTCCAGAAGGCCGGCGCCCACGGCAAGCAGGCCATGAGCACCATGATGGGCTTCGGGTGCAACGCCGCCGGCGTCGTTGCCACGCGCATCATCGACAGTCCGCGCGAGCGCCTGATTGCGATCATCACCAACAACTTTGCCCTCTGCAACGGCCGCTGGCCGACGCAGATCCTGATCGCATCGCTCTTCCTCGGCTCGCTCGTACCCTCGCAGCTCGCGGGGATCGTCTCGGCGGGCGCGGTGGTCGGCGTGGCGCTGCTGGGCGTTTCGTTCACCTTTCTCACCGCCTGGGCGCTGTCGCGCACCGTCCTGAAGGGGGAGGTCTCCACCTTCAACCTCGAGCTGCCGCCCTACCGGCCGCCGCGCTTCTGGCAGACGCTCTACACCTCGCTCATCGACCGCACCTTGCTCGTGCTGTGGCGCGCCATCGTGTTCGCCGCACCCGCCGGCGCCGTGATCTGGCTGACCGCCAACGTGCAGATCGGCGGTGTGAGCGTGGCCGAGCACGTGATCCACGGCCTCGACCCGCTTGGCCTGGCGCTCGGGCTCAACGGTGTCATCCTGCTCGCCTACATCGTGGCCATCCCGGCCAACGAGATCATCGTCCCGACCATCCTCATGCTCACGGTGCTGGTGACGCGGATGGCCGGGGTGGGCGAGGGCGCGGGCGTCATGTTCGAGCTGGATTCCGACGCCGACGTGAAGGCCGTGCTCACCGCCGGCGGATGGACCGTGCTGACGGGCGTGAATCTCATGCTCTTCAGCCTGCTCCACAACCCGTGCAGCACCACGATCTACACGATCTACAAGGAAACCGGCTGCAAGCGCTGGACCGCCCTGGCTACGCTGCTGCCCCTCGCGCTTGGCTTCCTCGTGACCTTCGCCGTGGCGACCGTCTGGCGCTGGCTTAGCTAGCGCGGTTAAGATTTAAGTGTAGCCGCTTTGGCGCGCAGCGACAAAGTGGTCGTCCCCTGGCCACGCTTTCGCCTGCGGATTAAGCGCGGGCTGCTCGGCGAGCGAGCGGCAAGGCAGATCAGCCCCTCGTTCGCGAACGTCTGGCTTCACCCTTGCCGCAGCGGGGCCGGCCGGGCACGTTGCCTGCTCACGTCGTCGCGCCCATGAGCCAGCCTTCCCTCTACGAACAACTGACCGCGCTCCAGCGCGAAGGACAGGGTTTCGTTTTGGTGGTGCTCGTCGAGGCGCTGGGCAGCACACCGCAGGACACCGGGGCCAAGATGCTCGTGACCGCTGCCGGCCTGCACGCCGGCACCGTCGGCGGCGGCAAGGTCGAGGCCAGGGCGTTGACGCTCGCGCAGGAAATGCTGGCAGCCGGCGCCTCGGCGCCGCGCTTTGTGAATTGGACGCTTAAGAC
This DNA window, taken from Oleiharenicola lentus, encodes the following:
- a CDS encoding glycoside hydrolase family 140 protein, which gives rise to MHPVRTLFCGLSLFLFSAAGLAAPLLPIRVHSGGHHLETTDGRPFFWLGDTAWSLLHATDRDECSYYLRTRADQGYTVIQVNVLAEMDGVRRPTALGLKPFHNLDAARPVDAYFDRFVELVDEAAARGLYVAVLPAWGDKLTAPWGEGPRLFDLTNLPVVRAYGRYLGTKLRGRTNVIWMLGGDRPALLDPARPNEYPSSAGIAAGFPPDHDWRPVWREMLAGLNEGYGAKALTLYHPPGGHSSTSFMLSGESWLDVHAWQSGHGGGRDVPVWESIASDYARNPPKPVLDLEPNYEDHPVSPWPVWDPANGYFRDHDVRKQCFRSVFAGAAGVTYGHHAVWQFAGQRNAPVNFADRDWVDALHRPGARQMIHLRRLIESRPFFNRVPDPLLVAAPGRDRSRHLVACREAEGSYAFVYFPESEQTAIVDLSRLKPGTFRVRWYDPRTGASRDAGTISGPGPRELRSPANGPDWVLVLDHTGAGYPAPGM
- the mntR gene encoding manganese-binding transcriptional regulator MntR, which encodes MKKAVRAPRKSVRPSALQAESLQQTRREHASETAEDYVEAIADLTAAHGEARVVDLARRLGVTHVTVNRTLARLQREGYVNVQPYRAIFLSDSGRTLAEECQHRHGIVVAFLRSLGIPEKTAEIDAEGIEHHVSPATLAAFAKHLGR
- a CDS encoding transporter; the protein is MYRALRHSLVLASLLLAAGWAGAQITEHPATVAPGSFLIEMDALSLTLDKEGGGKYTAVGAGSVFVSTGLTENWDVQVGAELFISQKFESGGFTERNSGIGDLYVRTKYRFYDNPESGTMIALLPYVKIPTNSGGVGNDALEGGFIVPWSTNLAGGFHCDIMAELDFLRNDNDDGYDTYWYASASLTRSLTKAVGLYGEVALGKSSGASASEGVMGAGVTLAVSENTWWDFAVYKGLSRGAADWNHVIRFNFGF
- a CDS encoding FeoA domain-containing protein, whose product is MKDLLIIVLLAILALTLFWPGKGLAARWLAGRKLAARARQEDALKHILKAEVNGRTCSVTSVAGALRLGEDAAAALLAELEKGGLLSFEKGAPRLQPAGRELARHVVRAHRLWESFLADQTGVAETDWHRHAERQEHLLTREETDRLAAKLGHPLLDPHGDSIPARDGEVAADSGQLLTEVEPGGWFEVVHLEDEPEILYRQLLALGLRPGLQARVEHRTRDHLDLLTADRQRLRLNTVQASNVAVALRPEVAGEFDSALSELRTGQTAAVLGLSPACRGAARRRLLDLGFVPGTVVRVELVSPVGDPTAYRVRGSVVALRRQQAALIRITLPREEAA
- a CDS encoding FeoB small GTPase domain-containing protein, with translation MSPVVPPSPAPAAPNEACASCSVYRAASLKKLGVSMDRWDYVVALAGNPNTGKSTVFNALTGLRQHTGNWPGKTVARAEGGFDYTGKRFKLVDLPGTYSLLSTSPDEEVARNFILFGQPDVTVVVADATRLERNLNLVLQVLEITDRAVLCLNLMDEARRHGVTVDDRQLARDLGVPVIPTAARGGEGLPELLQAIHDMAVATSVSRPHRMSSEPAALKHPLNQLCRQLETAYPGLPNPRWVAMRLLGGDDQIAEALRRGDIENLGRPAAAQPT
- a CDS encoding ferrous iron transporter B, with amino-acid sequence MSASTPTSVTPPERILLEARRLREGIAGDVHEHLVEAIYADAARIADRAVSRPGRAARPTFDRTLDRIVTSRWLGFPVMFALFALMFWLTVSGANVPSALLADLLVGNIYPWLREVAGGLPWWLSGLLVDGIYLATAWVISVMLPPMAIFFPMFTLLEDFGYLPRVAFNLDRLFQKAGAHGKQAMSTMMGFGCNAAGVVATRIIDSPRERLIAIITNNFALCNGRWPTQILIASLFLGSLVPSQLAGIVSAGAVVGVALLGVSFTFLTAWALSRTVLKGEVSTFNLELPPYRPPRFWQTLYTSLIDRTLLVLWRAIVFAAPAGAVIWLTANVQIGGVSVAEHVIHGLDPLGLALGLNGVILLAYIVAIPANEIIVPTILMLTVLVTRMAGVGEGAGVMFELDSDADVKAVLTAGGWTVLTGVNLMLFSLLHNPCSTTIYTIYKETGCKRWTALATLLPLALGFLVTFAVATVWRWLS